A window of Halanaerobiales bacterium contains these coding sequences:
- the tgt gene encoding tRNA guanosine(34) transglycosylase Tgt — translation MGFSFELLDEDKNTRARHGIINTLHGDIETPIFMPVGTQATVKAMTPDELKKIGSEIILANTYHLYLRPGADLIKQAGGLHDFMNWDRPILTDSGGFQVFSLSDLREIKEEGVHFQSHLDGSKHFISPEKAIQIQNKLGADIVMAFDECPPYPSEYDDMAKSVERTIRWAERCKNEKEKINNQDQALFGIVQGGVHKKLRKYSAQATTELDFPGYALGGLSVGEPNKEMYEILDYTTPFLPKNKPRYLMGVGTPEDLIEGVKYGIDMFDCVMPTRIARHGQVFTHNGKITIRNAQFKDDFSPIDSQCDCEVCQSYSRGYIRHLMKRKEILGMRLTTYHNLYFLLNLMQELKTAIKENNFNEFQKEFYSNYK, via the coding sequence ATGGGTTTTAGTTTTGAATTATTAGATGAAGATAAAAACACCAGGGCAAGACATGGGATAATTAATACTTTACATGGAGATATAGAAACTCCAATTTTTATGCCTGTTGGAACTCAGGCTACTGTTAAAGCAATGACACCTGATGAACTTAAAAAAATTGGTTCTGAAATAATTTTAGCCAATACCTATCATTTGTATTTAAGGCCTGGAGCTGATTTGATAAAACAGGCAGGTGGCTTACATGACTTTATGAATTGGGATAGACCAATTTTAACAGATAGTGGTGGTTTTCAAGTTTTTAGTCTTTCTGATTTACGTGAGATAAAAGAAGAAGGTGTTCACTTTCAATCTCACTTAGATGGTTCTAAACATTTTATTTCACCTGAGAAAGCAATTCAAATTCAAAATAAATTAGGTGCAGATATAGTTATGGCTTTTGATGAATGTCCTCCATATCCCAGTGAATATGATGATATGGCAAAATCAGTTGAAAGAACAATTCGCTGGGCAGAAAGATGTAAAAATGAAAAAGAAAAAATTAATAACCAAGATCAGGCCCTTTTTGGGATTGTTCAGGGGGGAGTTCACAAAAAGCTTCGTAAATATAGTGCTCAGGCTACTACTGAATTAGATTTTCCAGGTTATGCTTTAGGTGGTTTAAGTGTCGGAGAACCTAATAAGGAAATGTATGAAATTTTGGATTATACTACTCCATTTCTACCCAAAAATAAACCTCGCTATTTAATGGGAGTTGGGACACCAGAAGATTTAATCGAAGGTGTTAAATATGGTATTGATATGTTTGATTGTGTTATGCCAACCAGAATTGCCAGACATGGACAGGTATTTACCCATAATGGGAAAATAACTATTAGAAATGCTCAATTTAAAGATGATTTTTCTCCAATTGATTCACAATGTGATTGTGAAGTGTGTCAAAGTTATAGTAGAGGTTATATACGCCACTTGATGAAAAGAAAAGAAATTTTGGGTATGAGACTTACTACTTATCATAATTTGTATTTTCTCTTGAATTTAATGCAGGAATTAAAGACTGCTATAAAGGAAAATAATT
- the queA gene encoding tRNA preQ1(34) S-adenosylmethionine ribosyltransferase-isomerase QueA — protein MDVKEFDYDLPDKLIAQKPEDNRDESQLMCLDKNTGKINEEIFKNIIDYVNPNDMIIFNNSEVIPARIYGEKIPTGTEIEILLLNEIEEGKWEVLVKPGKRVKKGVKVSFGNDLLIGEAVEYTDFGGRIMEFSYEGDFSEIIDKLGEMPLPPYINRKLDNPDRYQTVYAKKRGSAAAPTAGLHFTNELINDLKNKGVGIGYLTLHVGLGTFRPVRTDKVEEHDMHSEYYELDQNVIDKIKKTKKNGGRIIAVGTTVTRTLESVATQNNGKLKSSKGWTDIFIYPGYEFKAIDALITNFHLPKSTLLMLVSAFAGKENIMKAYQKAVKKEYRFFSLGDAMFIY, from the coding sequence ATGGATGTAAAAGAATTTGATTATGATTTACCGGATAAATTAATAGCGCAAAAGCCAGAAGATAATAGAGATGAATCACAATTAATGTGCTTAGATAAAAATACTGGAAAAATAAATGAAGAAATTTTTAAAAATATTATAGATTATGTTAACCCTAATGATATGATTATCTTCAATAATAGTGAAGTTATACCAGCCAGAATTTATGGTGAAAAAATACCAACCGGTACTGAAATAGAGATTTTACTTTTAAATGAAATAGAAGAAGGCAAATGGGAAGTTTTAGTTAAACCAGGAAAGAGAGTAAAAAAAGGAGTAAAAGTATCTTTTGGCAATGATTTATTAATCGGAGAGGCGGTGGAATATACTGATTTTGGAGGAAGAATAATGGAATTTTCTTATGAGGGAGACTTTTCTGAGATTATTGATAAGTTAGGTGAAATGCCTCTTCCGCCTTATATAAATAGAAAACTTGATAATCCAGATCGTTATCAAACTGTTTATGCCAAAAAAAGAGGTTCAGCAGCAGCTCCAACTGCAGGACTGCATTTTACTAATGAACTCATAAATGATTTGAAAAATAAAGGTGTTGGTATTGGTTACCTTACTTTACATGTAGGTTTGGGAACTTTTAGACCTGTTAGGACTGATAAAGTAGAGGAACATGATATGCACTCTGAATATTATGAATTAGATCAGAATGTTATTGACAAAATTAAAAAAACCAAAAAAAATGGTGGAAGAATAATTGCGGTGGGGACTACAGTAACTAGAACTCTTGAATCAGTTGCAACTCAAAATAATGGTAAGTTAAAATCCAGTAAAGGCTGGACTGATATATTTATTTATCCCGGTTATGAGTTTAAAGCTATTGATGCTTTAATTACAAATTTTCACCTACCGAAATCAACACTATTAATGTTAGTTAGTGCTTTTGCTGGAAAAGAAAATATCATGAAAGCCTATCAAAAAGCAGTTAAAAAAGAATATAGATTTTTCAGTTTAGGAGATGCAATGTTTATATATTAA
- the ruvB gene encoding Holliday junction branch migration DNA helicase RuvB, with amino-acid sequence MEEEKRVVTPQKKEKDLDSTLRPEKLKYYVGQKKVKKKLNIFVKAAKDRGEALDHVLLYGPPGLGKTTLANIIANELNVSIHTTSGPAIERPGDLASILTNLQKNDVLFIDEIHRLNKMVEEVLYPAMEDYSLDIMIGKGPSARSVRLDLASFTLVGATTRAGLLSSPLRDRFGVINRLEFYNEKELTNIIMRSGRILDIEIEEEGAVEIARRSRGTPRISNRLLKRVRDFAQVKADGVITTEVVDKALNLLEIDEMGLDNFDHRLLKTIIKKFDGGPVGLKTMSASLSEERETIEDVYEPYLLQIGFIDRTPRGRVATSAAYDHLDLEFNSNEQERLFKD; translated from the coding sequence ATGGAAGAAGAAAAAAGAGTGGTTACTCCTCAAAAAAAAGAAAAAGATCTTGATAGCACTCTCCGCCCGGAAAAATTAAAATATTATGTAGGTCAAAAAAAAGTTAAGAAAAAATTAAATATTTTTGTAAAAGCAGCAAAAGATCGAGGTGAGGCCTTAGATCATGTATTACTTTATGGCCCTCCTGGATTGGGGAAAACAACATTAGCTAATATAATTGCAAATGAATTAAATGTAAGTATTCATACAACTTCTGGTCCTGCCATTGAAAGACCAGGTGATCTGGCTTCTATTTTAACAAATTTGCAAAAAAATGATGTTTTATTTATTGATGAAATACATCGTTTAAATAAAATGGTAGAAGAAGTTTTATATCCTGCTATGGAAGATTATTCACTTGATATTATGATTGGTAAAGGACCAAGTGCCAGATCAGTAAGATTAGATTTAGCTTCATTTACTTTGGTAGGAGCAACTACAAGAGCTGGTCTTTTAAGTTCACCTTTAAGAGATAGATTTGGAGTTATTAATCGTCTGGAATTTTATAATGAAAAAGAATTAACAAATATAATTATGAGATCTGGAAGAATACTTGATATAGAAATTGAAGAAGAAGGAGCTGTTGAAATTGCTAGGCGTTCTCGCGGAACACCTAGAATTAGTAATCGCCTTTTAAAAAGAGTAAGAGATTTTGCCCAGGTCAAAGCAGATGGAGTAATAACTACTGAAGTTGTAGATAAAGCATTAAATTTATTAGAAATCGATGAAATGGGATTGGATAATTTTGATCATAGACTTTTAAAAACTATTATTAAAAAATTTGATGGTGGCCCTGTAGGCTTAAAAACTATGTCAGCTTCACTAAGTGAAGAAAGAGAAACCATTGAAGATGTTTATGAACCTTATTTGTTACAAATTGGATTTATTGATAGAACTCCAAGAGGTAGAGTTGCAACCAGTGCTGCCTATGACCATCTTGATTTAGAGTTTAATTCTAATGAACAGGAAAGATTATTTAAAGATTGA
- the ruvA gene encoding Holliday junction branch migration protein RuvA yields the protein MIGSLRGKIKTKFESQLIIEVNGVGYLVEVADITRLPAEGKETHLYIYTYVREDQLALYGFQTMEERQLFEILLSVSRIGPKAAINILSHLSYDRFINAILTENIAVLKEVKGIGPKTAQRLVLELKNKVDELAKNINIEKSENSQEDEELYDAILSLGYSRKEIDKAMANVDFKDNENLEIKIKKVLSTLGKESL from the coding sequence TTGATTGGAAGTCTTCGAGGAAAAATAAAGACAAAATTTGAAAGTCAATTAATTATTGAAGTAAATGGAGTTGGATATTTAGTTGAAGTAGCAGATATAACCAGACTGCCTGCTGAAGGTAAAGAAACCCATTTATATATTTATACATATGTTAGAGAAGATCAATTAGCTTTATATGGATTTCAAACTATGGAAGAAAGACAATTATTTGAAATTTTGTTATCTGTTTCTAGAATAGGTCCAAAAGCAGCGATAAATATACTTTCTCACTTAAGTTATGATAGATTTATCAATGCAATTCTTACTGAAAATATTGCTGTTTTAAAAGAGGTTAAAGGGATAGGACCTAAGACAGCCCAAAGACTAGTATTAGAATTAAAAAATAAAGTTGATGAACTGGCTAAAAATATTAATATAGAAAAAAGTGAAAATAGCCAGGAAGATGAAGAATTGTATGATGCAATTTTAAGTCTGGGATATTCCAGAAAAGAAATTGATAAAGCTATGGCCAATGTAGATTTTAAAGATAATGAAAATCTTGAGATAAAGATTAAAAAAGTATTAAGCACTTTAGGGAAGGAGAGTTTATAA
- the ruvC gene encoding crossover junction endodeoxyribonuclease RuvC, which translates to MIILGIDPGLATLGYACVEKNGNNFKKIDYGTIRTPADMKNSNRLNKIFIELNELIEKYSPEHMAVEELFFNKNVKTAIKVGQARGVILLAGAQAELQVGEYTPLQVKQAVVGYGRASKMQVQQMVKALLSLEKIPKPDDAADALAVSICHGHSVIAQKRWGDQL; encoded by the coding sequence TTGATAATTCTCGGTATAGATCCGGGATTAGCTACATTAGGTTATGCCTGTGTTGAAAAAAATGGTAATAATTTTAAAAAAATAGATTATGGTACTATCAGAACTCCTGCTGATATGAAAAATAGTAATAGATTAAATAAAATTTTTATAGAATTAAATGAATTAATAGAAAAATATTCACCAGAGCATATGGCGGTGGAAGAATTATTTTTTAATAAAAATGTTAAAACAGCGATTAAAGTAGGTCAGGCAAGAGGTGTTATTTTACTTGCTGGAGCTCAGGCTGAATTACAGGTAGGTGAATACACTCCACTTCAGGTAAAACAGGCTGTAGTAGGTTATGGTAGAGCAAGTAAAATGCAGGTTCAACAAATGGTAAAAGCCTTATTAAGTCTCGAAAAAATTCCTAAACCTGATGATGCTGCTGATGCACTTGCAGTTTCTATTTGTCATGGTCACAGTGTTATTGCTCAAAAGAGATGGGGTGACCAACTTTGA
- a CDS encoding YebC/PmpR family DNA-binding transcriptional regulator has product MAGHSKWANIKHKKKKEDKKRAKLFSKLSKKIAVAAREGGGDPEKNPDLRRAIEKAQDNNMPNDNIERAIKRGTGNLEGVNYEEFVYEGYGPGGVALYLEIMSDNRNRTASELRHILSERGGNLGQSGCVAWMFERRGQYILDLDSTDLTEDELMLEALEADAQDVLVEGNTVTIYADPTEFEQVKENLEKKGFDLNSSDLAMIPNNNVKLDKKDAKKMLKLMDELEDHDDVQEIYANFDIPDEIMEEIAEQED; this is encoded by the coding sequence ATGGCTGGTCATTCTAAATGGGCTAATATAAAACATAAAAAGAAAAAAGAAGATAAAAAGCGTGCAAAATTGTTTTCAAAATTAAGCAAAAAAATTGCAGTAGCCGCTAGAGAAGGTGGCGGTGATCCAGAAAAAAATCCTGATTTAAGAAGAGCAATAGAAAAAGCACAGGATAATAATATGCCTAACGATAATATAGAAAGGGCTATTAAAAGAGGTACTGGTAATTTAGAAGGAGTTAATTATGAAGAATTTGTTTATGAAGGTTATGGACCAGGTGGGGTCGCTCTCTATCTCGAAATAATGAGTGATAACCGTAATAGAACTGCTTCAGAACTTCGCCATATCTTATCTGAAAGAGGAGGAAATCTAGGACAGTCAGGTTGTGTAGCCTGGATGTTTGAACGTAGAGGACAGTATATTTTAGATCTTGATTCAACTGATCTGACTGAAGATGAATTAATGTTAGAAGCATTGGAAGCTGATGCTCAGGATGTTTTAGTAGAAGGTAATACAGTAACAATATATGCTGATCCAACAGAATTTGAACAGGTAAAAGAAAACTTAGAGAAAAAAGGTTTTGACCTTAATTCTTCTGATCTTGCTATGATTCCTAATAATAATGTAAAGCTTGATAAAAAAGATGCTAAAAAAATGCTAAAATTAATGGATGAACTTGAGGATCATGATGATGTACAGGAAATATATGCAAATTTTGATATTCCTGATGAAATCATGGAAGAAATCGCTGAGCAAGAGGATTAA
- a CDS encoding Nif3-like dinuclear metal center hexameric protein, whose protein sequence is MVNAQMIISLLTDLAPQNYAYNWDNVGIQAGSLNQKTENVLVSLDINKEVLNEAKDKNCNLIISHHPVIFDELKSIHDQTATGRIIIDSIKNDITLYSAHTNLDVAQGGLNDYLADLLDINNLEGLSLKERKNYYKLVIFGPEKSLEKIRDKVLANDAGQIGNYSKTSFVTKGEGTFQPEKNSNPYLGKEGKMARVNEFRFETIVKEENLNNIINLVKKVHPYEEVAYDIYPLENNFSDMNISLGRIGQLKRNYNLIDYIKKVKEKLNLPYLRYYGNDDSEIKKVALCSGSGADFISKAKYNGADLYITGDVKYHEAQHAEQLGLNLIDAGHYGTEKVVKNLLFSYLSKKVSQKNYKVNIIKSELNTNPWKYI, encoded by the coding sequence ATGGTAAATGCCCAGATGATTATTAGTCTATTAACTGATTTAGCTCCCCAAAATTATGCCTATAATTGGGATAATGTTGGAATTCAGGCAGGAAGTTTAAATCAAAAAACAGAAAACGTTTTAGTAAGCCTTGATATTAATAAAGAAGTTCTTAATGAAGCTAAGGATAAGAATTGTAATCTAATCATCTCTCATCACCCTGTTATCTTTGATGAATTAAAATCTATACATGATCAAACAGCAACTGGAAGGATAATAATTGATTCTATTAAAAATGATATTACACTCTATTCAGCTCATACTAATTTAGATGTTGCCCAGGGTGGTTTGAATGATTATTTAGCAGATTTATTGGATATTAATAATTTAGAGGGACTTTCCTTAAAAGAGAGGAAAAATTATTATAAATTAGTTATTTTTGGTCCTGAAAAAAGTTTAGAAAAGATAAGGGATAAGGTACTTGCTAATGATGCTGGTCAAATTGGTAATTATAGTAAAACTTCTTTTGTAACAAAAGGTGAAGGGACATTTCAACCCGAAAAAAATAGTAACCCTTATTTAGGTAAAGAGGGGAAGATGGCCCGGGTCAATGAATTTAGATTTGAAACTATCGTAAAAGAAGAAAATTTAAATAATATAATTAATTTAGTAAAAAAAGTACATCCTTATGAAGAAGTTGCTTATGATATTTATCCTCTTGAAAATAACTTTTCTGATATGAATATTTCATTAGGAAGAATTGGTCAACTTAAAAGGAATTATAATTTAATTGATTATATTAAAAAAGTAAAAGAAAAATTAAACTTACCATATCTTAGATATTATGGTAATGATGATTCTGAAATAAAAAAAGTAGCGTTATGTAGTGGTAGTGGAGCTGATTTTATTTCTAAAGCTAAATATAATGGGGCAGATCTCTACATTACTGGTGATGTAAAATATCATGAAGCTCAACATGCTGAACAATTAGGATTAAATTTAATTGATGCCGGTCATTATGGAACTGAAAAAGTAGTTAAGAACTTACTTTTTTCTTATTTATCTAAAAAAGTTTCTCAAAAAAATTATAAAGTTAATATTATAAAATCTGAATTAAATACCAATCCCTGGAAATATATTTGA
- the rpoD gene encoding RNA polymerase sigma factor RpoD gives MAEKRVDTHNIEEVNDLVIRGKKQGYLTYEKIMDKLEKTQLNSDQIDEIYDIFNDLDIDIVEDISELDDEEDDKTLDLTVSKSSGIEDPVRMYLKEIGKVDLLTAEEEVQLAKRMENGDERAKQHLVEANLRLVVSIAKKYVGRGMLFLDLIQEGNMGLMKAVEKFDYTKGYKFSTYATWWIRQAITRSIADQSRTIRIPVHMVETINKLIRVSRQLLQDKGREPTDDEIAEEMGLTAKKVREIKKISQEPVSLETPIGEEEDSHLVDFIEDEDAPAPASAATFILLREQLDSVLDTLTDREKRILELRFGIEDGRSRTLEEVGKEFDVTRERIRQIEAKALRKLRHPTRSKKLRDFLD, from the coding sequence ATGGCTGAAAAAAGGGTTGATACTCATAATATAGAGGAAGTAAATGATTTAGTTATTCGTGGTAAAAAACAGGGTTATTTAACTTATGAAAAAATAATGGATAAACTCGAAAAAACCCAGTTAAATTCTGACCAAATTGATGAAATATATGATATTTTTAATGATTTAGATATCGATATAGTTGAAGATATTTCTGAATTAGATGATGAAGAAGATGATAAAACTTTAGACTTAACAGTTTCAAAAAGTAGTGGGATTGAAGATCCTGTTCGTATGTATTTAAAAGAAATCGGAAAAGTAGATTTATTAACAGCCGAAGAAGAGGTTCAGCTTGCAAAAAGAATGGAAAATGGAGATGAAAGAGCCAAACAACATTTAGTTGAAGCTAATTTAAGGCTTGTAGTAAGTATTGCAAAAAAATATGTTGGACGGGGTATGTTATTTTTAGATTTAATTCAGGAAGGTAATATGGGATTGATGAAAGCTGTAGAAAAATTTGATTATACTAAGGGCTATAAGTTTAGTACTTATGCTACCTGGTGGATAAGACAGGCTATAACCCGTTCTATTGCTGATCAATCCAGAACTATAAGGATACCGGTTCACATGGTAGAAACAATAAATAAACTAATTAGAGTTTCCAGACAACTTTTACAGGATAAAGGTCGAGAACCTACAGATGATGAAATTGCAGAAGAAATGGGTTTAACTGCAAAAAAGGTCAGAGAAATCAAAAAAATATCACAGGAACCAGTTTCTCTCGAAACCCCTATTGGTGAAGAAGAAGATAGCCATCTTGTTGATTTTATTGAAGATGAAGACGCTCCTGCTCCTGCATCAGCAGCAACATTTATTTTGCTTCGTGAACAATTAGATAGTGTACTTGATACACTTACTGATAGAGAAAAAAGAATTTTGGAATTAAGATTTGGTATAGAAGATGGGAGATCTCGAACATTAGAAGAAGTAGGTAAGGAATTTGATGTAACAAGAGAGCGCATAAGACAAATTGAGGCAAAGGCTTTACGAAAATTAAGACATCCAACCAGAAGTAAAAAATTAAGAGATTTTTTGGATTAA
- the dnaG gene encoding DNA primase, which yields MGTLSNEFKEEVKDRVDIVDVISDYVKLKKSGKNYKGLCPFHQEKTPSFTVNPANQFYHCFGCGAGGDVFSFLMEIEHITFFESLKMTAERVGMELPNQSNHQKKVANFRDKIFEINMISAKFYNYLLLKHDIGEKALAYLKNRNYSEDDIKKYSLGFAPDKWTALYKFLKNKGYTKDEMVKAGLLVKKNEQKFYDRFRNRIIFPIFNSRSEVLAFGGRIIDDSINQPKYLNSPDTMVYDKSDNLYGLNWAKKYMRKSNNAIIMEGYTDVLTAHMNGIKNAVASLGTSLTEKQAKMLKRYVSKVYIAYDSDTAGAKATLRGLEILKEEGLNVKVIKLPEDTDPDDFIKLRGEKKFLNLKDDSLSLIEFKVDNIISSKNLRNADDRINTTHKIVEVLAQIKDPIEREVYTKEIAKKIDLDTDLLYQEVEKRREKTKRTNKNNKNRKFNNYQKSNKNENNIQRINDIEKKILKSYIDYPEYRDFIKEKVNKDYFFDNITQEIWEKLKSLKFEKTPDEVFLQLENNSVKKLYMKLKVEEKSDINKSILKAYLHQFEENYRYRYKFNLYKKLQKENISLMDLNEILISYQNLFKSKGEGGI from the coding sequence ATGGGAACTCTTTCTAATGAATTTAAAGAAGAAGTTAAAGACAGAGTAGATATTGTAGATGTAATATCTGATTATGTAAAATTAAAAAAATCAGGTAAAAATTACAAAGGACTCTGCCCTTTTCATCAAGAAAAAACACCTTCCTTTACTGTAAACCCAGCCAATCAGTTTTATCATTGTTTTGGGTGTGGTGCTGGTGGCGATGTCTTTAGTTTTTTAATGGAAATTGAACATATTACTTTTTTTGAGAGTCTGAAAATGACTGCTGAACGTGTCGGAATGGAATTACCTAATCAAAGTAATCATCAAAAAAAGGTTGCCAATTTTAGAGATAAAATTTTTGAAATAAATATGATTAGTGCCAAATTCTATAATTATCTGTTATTAAAACATGATATTGGGGAAAAAGCTCTTGCATATTTGAAAAATAGAAATTATAGTGAAGATGATATAAAAAAATATAGTCTTGGATTTGCTCCAGATAAATGGACTGCTCTTTATAAGTTTCTCAAAAATAAAGGCTATACTAAAGATGAAATGGTAAAAGCAGGTTTGCTAGTTAAAAAAAATGAACAAAAATTTTATGACAGGTTTAGAAATAGAATTATTTTTCCTATATTTAATAGCAGAAGTGAAGTTCTTGCTTTTGGAGGAAGAATAATAGACGATAGTATAAACCAACCCAAATATCTTAATTCTCCAGATACAATGGTCTATGATAAAAGTGATAATCTTTATGGTTTGAATTGGGCCAAAAAATATATGAGAAAGAGCAATAATGCAATAATAATGGAAGGTTATACTGATGTGTTAACAGCTCATATGAATGGTATCAAAAATGCTGTGGCATCATTAGGAACTTCTTTAACTGAAAAGCAGGCAAAAATGTTAAAAAGATATGTTTCTAAAGTCTATATAGCATATGATTCAGATACAGCTGGAGCTAAAGCAACACTTAGAGGACTTGAAATTTTAAAAGAAGAGGGATTAAATGTAAAAGTTATTAAATTACCTGAAGATACTGATCCAGATGATTTTATCAAATTAAGAGGTGAAAAAAAATTCTTAAACTTAAAGGATGATTCTCTTTCACTAATTGAATTTAAAGTTGATAATATAATATCTTCTAAAAATTTAAGAAATGCTGATGATAGAATTAATACTACTCATAAAATAGTAGAAGTTCTAGCACAAATTAAAGATCCTATTGAAAGAGAAGTATATACTAAAGAAATCGCAAAAAAAATAGATTTAGATACTGATTTATTATATCAGGAAGTTGAAAAAAGACGAGAAAAGACAAAAAGAACTAATAAAAATAATAAAAATAGAAAATTTAATAACTACCAAAAAAGTAATAAAAACGAAAATAATATTCAGAGAATAAATGATATTGAAAAGAAAATTTTAAAATCCTATATTGATTATCCAGAGTATAGAGATTTTATAAAAGAAAAAGTAAATAAAGATTACTTTTTTGATAATATAACTCAGGAAATCTGGGAAAAATTAAAATCATTAAAATTTGAAAAAACGCCTGATGAAGTATTTTTGCAGTTAGAAAATAATAGTGTTAAAAAATTATATATGAAATTAAAAGTAGAAGAAAAAAGTGATATAAATAAATCAATTCTTAAAGCATATTTGCACCAATTTGAAGAAAATTATCGATATAGATATAAATTTAATTTATACAAAAAATTACAAAAAGAAAATATTTCTTTAATGGATTTAAATGAAATTTTAATTTCTTATCAAAATTTATTTAAAAGCAAAGGGGAAGGAGGGATCTAG
- a CDS encoding deoxyguanosinetriphosphate triphosphohydrolase has translation MFSRIDLEEREKEIFSKYASFSSESKGRLKEEAKCDIRPIFQQDRDRIIHSKAFRRLKHKTQVFISPAGDHYRTRLTHTLEVSQIARTIARSLKLNEDLTEAISLGHDLGHTPFGHAGEAILDQISNKGFEHNKQSLRVVDYLEDLNLSWEVRDGILHHTGNESPSTLEGKIVRIADRIAYINHDIDDALRAGIINKSDLPKKSIKILGETHSDRIDKMVRDIVLNSYNNPEICRSKKVKKATSELRKFLFDNVYIGSGAKKEEVKAERLLKILFKYYKDNKSEIPAKFKSMIDKFGIEQIIIDYIAGMSDRFAIEKGEELFIPSPWFD, from the coding sequence ATGTTTTCTAGAATTGACCTGGAAGAAAGAGAAAAAGAAATATTTTCTAAATATGCCAGCTTTAGTAGTGAAAGCAAAGGAAGATTAAAAGAAGAAGCAAAATGTGATATTAGACCTATTTTTCAGCAGGATAGAGATAGAATTATTCATAGCAAGGCTTTTAGAAGGCTTAAACATAAAACCCAGGTATTTATTTCTCCTGCTGGGGATCACTATCGAACCAGGTTAACACATACTCTGGAAGTAAGTCAGATTGCAAGAACTATAGCGCGTTCCTTAAAATTAAATGAAGATTTAACAGAAGCAATTTCATTAGGCCATGATTTAGGCCATACACCATTTGGTCATGCCGGAGAAGCAATTTTAGATCAGATTTCTAATAAGGGTTTTGAACATAATAAACAGAGTTTACGGGTAGTTGATTATCTGGAAGATTTAAATCTTTCCTGGGAGGTAAGAGATGGGATATTACATCATACAGGAAACGAATCTCCTTCTACTCTGGAAGGAAAAATAGTAAGAATCGCAGATAGAATTGCATATATTAATCACGATATTGATGATGCTTTAAGGGCAGGAATTATTAATAAATCTGATTTACCTAAAAAGTCTATCAAAATTTTAGGAGAGACTCATTCTGATCGGATTGATAAAATGGTTAGAGATATTGTTTTAAATAGTTATAATAATCCAGAAATATGTCGAAGTAAAAAAGTTAAAAAAGCAACATCTGAATTGCGAAAATTTCTTTTTGATAATGTCTACATTGGTAGTGGAGCAAAAAAAGAAGAAGTTAAAGCTGAAAGACTATTGAAAATCTTATTTAAGTACTACAAAGATAACAAGAGTGAAATTCCTGCAAAATTTAAATCTATGATAGATAAATTTGGTATTGAACAAATTATTATTGATTATATCGCGGGCATGTCAGATCGATTTGCTATTGAAAAAGGGGAAGAATTATTTATTCCCAGCCCCTGGTTTGATTAA